A region of Flavobacterium album DNA encodes the following proteins:
- a CDS encoding DUF262 domain-containing protein, whose amino-acid sequence MDAGKRTINDIFNGNRILEVPFFQRAYVWGEDQWERLLEDMENVSSNVKPYFLGSVILKQQPTPTGSIVGDVRTVIDGQQRLTTLNIFFKVLCLMNGQVNMFDRTFRLMNNDIAIKHNHNDAETFEFILNLTELIELDQRNNIFKAYEYFRKNISVEKLNIQHILSSILFVGIDLSAHEDEQQIFDTINSLGVTLTTAELLKNYFFNRDIVSYELYWKKVFEEDDETKSYWDREFFAGRLKRTFIDLFFYSYLQIKIQQADLKVKTEDKIEFSKVEALFESYKKFINDYQLDKVEILQEIKEYAILFKNSFDHSITASELTEVHGIERINAIIFGLETTTIIPYVLYVLRNVKDAVQRDDLFHIIESYLMRRMIVHSNTKNYNQLFTDRLIANEILSKDMFLDYINLSSDKVNYYPGDDELLKGFEQSILVNKQAAGILYMIESKIRNRQRHSTQLLGMNKYSLEHLMPKKWENHWNTGLSKEEVDFRNRKLLTLGNLAIITQSLNASIRDSDWESKKEGKGNRFGLKHFSSGIETHSSYLALDAWNEEAIAGRGYDLYELAKSIWPN is encoded by the coding sequence ATGGACGCAGGAAAAAGGACAATTAATGATATTTTTAACGGTAATAGGATCTTGGAGGTACCGTTCTTTCAAAGGGCCTACGTTTGGGGGGAAGATCAATGGGAACGGTTGCTGGAAGATATGGAAAATGTTAGCTCAAATGTTAAGCCATATTTTTTAGGATCAGTAATACTAAAACAACAGCCAACCCCTACTGGAAGCATCGTTGGAGATGTGCGAACCGTCATTGACGGACAACAGAGACTTACAACCCTCAACATCTTTTTTAAGGTCTTATGCCTTATGAATGGCCAGGTCAATATGTTTGACAGGACATTCCGATTAATGAATAACGATATTGCCATAAAGCACAATCACAATGATGCTGAAACTTTTGAATTTATATTAAACCTGACAGAACTTATTGAGCTTGATCAGAGAAATAATATTTTTAAGGCCTATGAATATTTTAGGAAAAATATTTCCGTTGAAAAACTAAATATTCAGCATATACTGTCCAGCATCTTATTTGTGGGTATCGATCTTAGTGCTCATGAAGATGAACAGCAAATCTTTGATACGATCAATTCACTTGGTGTTACATTAACTACTGCTGAGCTCTTAAAAAATTATTTCTTCAATAGGGATATTGTTTCGTATGAACTCTACTGGAAAAAGGTATTTGAGGAAGATGATGAAACAAAAAGTTATTGGGATAGGGAATTTTTTGCAGGCAGGCTGAAAAGGACATTTATTGATCTATTTTTCTATTCCTACTTGCAAATTAAGATACAGCAGGCAGATCTCAAGGTAAAAACGGAAGACAAAATAGAATTTTCAAAAGTGGAGGCCCTATTTGAATCTTATAAGAAATTCATAAATGATTATCAGTTAGATAAGGTAGAGATACTGCAAGAAATCAAAGAATATGCCATCCTTTTTAAGAATAGCTTTGACCATTCTATAACCGCATCAGAGCTAACAGAAGTACATGGCATAGAACGGATTAATGCAATAATATTTGGATTGGAGACAACAACAATAATTCCTTATGTATTATACGTTTTGCGTAATGTAAAGGATGCTGTCCAGCGCGATGATTTATTTCATATAATCGAATCCTACCTAATGCGAAGGATGATAGTCCATTCAAATACAAAAAATTATAACCAGCTGTTTACCGATAGGTTGATAGCGAATGAAATTCTTTCCAAGGATATGTTCTTAGATTACATCAATCTAAGTTCTGACAAGGTTAATTATTATCCAGGAGATGATGAGTTGCTTAAAGGTTTCGAACAATCTATTCTGGTAAACAAACAAGCGGCGGGAATCCTTTACATGATTGAGTCAAAAATTAGAAACCGTCAAAGACATTCAACTCAGCTTTTGGGAATGAATAAATATAGTCTGGAACATCTCATGCCAAAAAAATGGGAGAACCACTGGAATACCGGTCTATCGAAGGAAGAAGTAGATTTCCGAAATAGGAAGCTTTTGACTTTGGGAAATCTCGCTATAATAACCCAGTCCCTAAATGCCTCGATACGAGATTCCGACTGGGAAAGCAAAAAGGAAGGAAAGGGTAACAGATTTGGATTAAAGCATTTCTCTTCTGGAATTGAAACTCACTCTTCCTATCTTGCGCTAGATGCTTGGAATGAAGAAGCAATAGCTGGTAGAGGTTACGACCTGTATGAATTAGCTAAATCTATATGGCCTAATTAA
- a CDS encoding bacteriophage abortive infection AbiH family protein — protein sequence MGKQLFIIGNGFDIFHGIQSRYSDFEAYVKTSRPSLYDALLEYFLQDELWSDFEATLALIDTNKIVEDAAQYLDDYGADDWSDSGHHNYQYEMQQAIDVVTVDLRNAFIEWILHLEIPSTGDLALPEDATYLSFNYTETPQRCYNIAEDSILYIHNKAIDLDSEIVLGHSRELSAEESFSNYEENDEMESYDVRVMEGNVILDDYFKNTYKDTASIISEREDFFRSLSDIDEIVILGHSLSTVDLPYFERIVDFVSPNCQWKVSYFGNRDKPVEILKSIGVPEKNITAIKIEELLS from the coding sequence ATGGGAAAACAGCTATTTATAATTGGAAACGGATTTGACATATTTCACGGAATACAATCCAGATATTCAGATTTCGAAGCATATGTCAAAACTTCGCGCCCTTCGTTGTACGATGCATTGCTGGAATATTTTCTCCAAGATGAGTTGTGGTCTGATTTTGAAGCTACTTTGGCACTGATCGATACCAACAAGATTGTAGAAGACGCAGCCCAATACCTTGATGACTACGGGGCCGATGACTGGAGTGATTCCGGGCACCACAATTACCAATATGAGATGCAACAAGCCATTGATGTGGTAACAGTTGATTTACGGAATGCCTTTATAGAATGGATACTTCATCTTGAAATACCATCTACTGGAGATTTAGCGCTGCCTGAAGATGCCACTTATCTGTCGTTTAATTACACCGAGACACCGCAACGATGTTACAATATAGCGGAAGATAGCATACTTTATATCCACAATAAAGCAATTGATTTGGATTCAGAAATCGTATTGGGCCATAGCCGGGAATTGAGCGCTGAAGAATCCTTTTCTAATTATGAAGAAAATGACGAAATGGAAAGTTACGACGTACGTGTAATGGAGGGAAATGTCATTTTGGACGATTACTTCAAAAACACCTACAAGGATACTGCCTCAATCATATCAGAAAGAGAAGATTTTTTTAGAAGTCTTTCGGATATTGATGAAATAGTAATATTGGGCCACTCTCTGTCTACCGTAGACCTTCCATATTTCGAGAGAATTGTTGATTTTGTAAGTCCAAATTGCCAATGGAAAGTTTCGTATTTCGGAAACAGGGATAAGCCTGTCGAAATCTTGAAATCCATTGGAGTTCCTGAAAAAAACATTACTGCAATAAAAATAGAAGAGCTGTTATCTTAG